From the Micromonospora lupini genome, one window contains:
- a CDS encoding carboxymuconolactone decarboxylase family protein yields the protein MAHIDLGIDEKEFPGVTGPMRYRPETAKPLNELAEVLLRAPHSLPAGERELIAAYVSGRNECTFCCASHSAFAAAQLDEGMSLVDQVRADLDSAPISAKLRALLRIAGAVQISGRAVTTDLVADARAEGATDLEIHDTVLIAAAFCMFNRYVDGLGTFAPEGQEAYAGMAHRIVDFGYGSAANTPAV from the coding sequence ATGGCGCACATCGATCTCGGGATCGACGAGAAGGAGTTTCCCGGCGTCACCGGCCCGATGCGGTACCGCCCGGAGACGGCGAAGCCGCTCAACGAGTTGGCCGAGGTGCTGCTGCGGGCCCCGCACTCGCTCCCGGCCGGCGAGCGTGAGCTGATCGCCGCGTACGTCTCCGGGCGCAACGAGTGCACCTTCTGCTGCGCGTCGCACTCGGCGTTCGCCGCCGCGCAGCTCGACGAGGGCATGAGCCTCGTCGACCAGGTACGCGCGGATCTCGACAGCGCCCCGATCTCGGCCAAGCTGCGGGCGCTGCTGCGGATCGCCGGCGCGGTGCAGATCAGCGGCCGCGCCGTCACCACCGATCTGGTGGCCGACGCCCGCGCCGAGGGCGCCACCGACCTGGAGATCCACGACACCGTGCTGATCGCCGCCGCGTTCTGCATGTTCAACAGGTACGTCGACGGGCTGGGCACCTTCGCGCCCGAGGGCCAGGAGGCGTACGCCGGGATGGCGCACCGGATCGTCGACTTCGGCTACGGGTCGGCGGCCAACACTCCGGCAGTCTGA
- a CDS encoding barstar family protein: MVDENVGRTPDWLTVRRDDTPDVSDAVVLVGAATRTRVGLFAALATALALPTYLGDTWDALSDVLADRLDAGPLTLLITDAGQLLVDEPTDQHALLLTVLDDLATNAPHPLRVTLDEAAPS; encoded by the coding sequence ATGGTCGATGAGAACGTGGGTCGGACACCCGACTGGCTGACCGTGCGCCGCGACGACACCCCTGACGTGTCCGACGCGGTGGTGCTGGTCGGGGCGGCGACCCGGACCAGGGTCGGCCTGTTCGCCGCGCTCGCCACCGCGCTGGCCCTGCCGACGTACCTGGGGGACACCTGGGATGCCCTCTCCGACGTGCTCGCCGACCGGCTCGACGCCGGCCCGCTCACACTATTGATCACCGACGCGGGGCAACTGCTCGTCGACGAGCCGACCGATCAGCACGCCCTGCTGCTCACCGTGCTCGACGACCTCGCCACCAACGCCCCGCACCCGCTGCGCGTCACCCTCGACGAGGCCGCGCCCTCCTGA
- a CDS encoding ribonuclease domain-containing protein — MVAAALVGPSVVAPRLTDSASAAVYGSCTVSRCADARTARSGWSAKGFPTSRGWYSWSGGLSNFAGGRFYNYEGQLPTNATYYEYDVYPRTQGAARDAYRIVVNRSTGATWFSPNHYTDFYRL; from the coding sequence ATGGTCGCCGCCGCGCTTGTCGGCCCGTCCGTGGTGGCCCCTCGCCTGACCGACTCCGCCTCGGCGGCCGTCTACGGCTCCTGCACCGTCAGCCGCTGCGCGGACGCGCGTACCGCCCGCTCCGGCTGGTCCGCCAAGGGCTTCCCGACCAGCCGCGGCTGGTACTCGTGGAGCGGCGGGCTGTCCAACTTCGCCGGCGGCCGGTTCTACAACTACGAGGGTCAACTGCCCACCAACGCCACCTACTACGAGTACGACGTGTATCCGCGTACCCAGGGCGCCGCCCGCGACGCGTACCGGATCGTGGTGAACCGCAGCACCGGGGCCACCTGGTTCTCGCCCAACCACTACACCGACTTCTACCGGCTCTGA
- a CDS encoding M20/M25/M40 family metallo-hydrolase, whose product MDSPRFLLDAAQRLRADMVDRLSTLVSRESAPGSLPQLESCADLLAAWGQDVLGRPAHRVVIDGLPHLLWPAVHQRVLLLGHFDTVFPVGTIVSRPFTVRGDVATGPGVCDMKAGIVQMFTALSLLEDTSTVGVLLTCDEETGSGTSRHLIEREARRSGAVLVCEAATPDGQLKVARKGGSVYRVTVSGRAAHAGVEPQRGVNATVEVAHQVLTLGRIGAADSDGTSVTPTLLSAGTTTNTVPERASLAVDVRAWTRDELERVDHAIRGLVPFLPEATLAVQGGINRYPMSAELARPLLQVAQSIGRRLRIPRLTGAYAAGASDGNFTAALGVPTLDGLGAVGGGAHAADEYVCLDRMPERTALLAGLVDALSTMERFGPRPADDIP is encoded by the coding sequence ATGGACAGTCCCCGCTTCCTGCTCGACGCCGCCCAGCGGCTCCGAGCCGACATGGTCGACCGGCTGAGCACGCTCGTCTCCCGCGAGTCGGCGCCGGGTTCGCTGCCCCAGCTCGAATCCTGCGCCGACCTGCTCGCCGCCTGGGGGCAGGACGTGCTCGGCCGGCCCGCCCACCGGGTCGTGATCGACGGTCTGCCGCACCTGCTGTGGCCGGCCGTACACCAGCGTGTGCTGCTGCTCGGCCACTTCGACACCGTCTTCCCGGTGGGCACCATCGTGTCCCGACCGTTCACCGTGCGCGGGGACGTGGCGACCGGGCCCGGCGTGTGCGACATGAAGGCCGGCATCGTGCAGATGTTCACGGCCCTGAGCCTGCTCGAGGACACCTCGACGGTCGGCGTGCTGCTCACCTGCGACGAGGAGACCGGGTCCGGCACGTCGCGGCACCTGATCGAACGTGAGGCGCGGCGCTCGGGCGCGGTTCTGGTCTGCGAGGCGGCCACCCCGGACGGGCAGTTGAAGGTGGCCCGCAAGGGTGGCTCGGTCTACCGCGTCACCGTGTCGGGTCGGGCGGCCCACGCGGGCGTCGAGCCACAGCGCGGGGTCAACGCCACTGTCGAGGTGGCCCACCAGGTTCTCACGCTGGGCAGGATCGGCGCGGCCGACAGCGACGGCACCTCGGTCACGCCGACCCTGCTGTCCGCGGGCACCACGACGAACACGGTGCCCGAGCGCGCCAGCCTGGCCGTCGACGTCCGGGCCTGGACGAGGGACGAGCTCGAACGCGTCGACCACGCCATCCGTGGGCTCGTCCCGTTCCTGCCCGAGGCGACGCTCGCCGTGCAGGGTGGCATCAACCGCTACCCGATGTCCGCGGAGCTGGCGCGGCCACTGCTGCAGGTGGCCCAGTCGATCGGCCGTCGGCTGCGCATTCCACGCCTGACCGGCGCGTACGCCGCAGGCGCGTCCGACGGCAACTTCACCGCCGCGCTGGGCGTGCCGACGCTTGACGGCCTGGGCGCGGTGGGCGGCGGAGCGCACGCCGCCGACGAGTACGTCTGCCTCGACCGGATGCCCGAACGGACGGCGCTGCTGGCCGGTCTCGTCGATGCGCTGTCCACGATGGAGCGTTTCGGACCGCGACCCGCCGACGACATCCCGTAA